One Diabrotica virgifera virgifera chromosome 3, PGI_DIABVI_V3a genomic window carries:
- the LOC114327437 gene encoding EKC/KEOPS complex subunit TPRKB, with the protein MEIDPETQQKVYMKLYTHIKNAPQLREKLVKGDLKCTIVKPSLICDAFQVLAAVNKAFTSEILNRNCYVEVLYCLGNSKNNSSNLVTFGFTDNCTSGLVVTVSKGDNDEDIYKHIEGDEVSLDRLSEFTDEQLIRKTYKIGDKEASVTPMLDSVVSRIATKDFL; encoded by the coding sequence ATGGAGATAGATCCAGAAACACAACAGAAAGTTTATATGAAACTATACACTCATATAAAAAACGCACCGCAATTAAGAGAAAAATTGGTGAAGGGTGATTTAAAATGTACTATAGTCAAACCTTCATTGATATGTGATGCTTTTCAAGTCCTTGCTGCAGTTAATAAGGCGTTTACCAGTGAAATATTAAACAGAAATTGTTATGTAGAAGTGCTCTATTGTTTAGGTAATAGTAAAAATAACAGTTCCAACTTGGTAACCTTTGGTTTTACAGATAATTGTACTAGTGGTTTAGTTGTGACTGTTAGTAAAGGAGATAATGATGAAGACATTTATAAACACATTGAAGGTGATGAGGTGTCTTTAGATAGACTATCTGAATTTACTGACGAACAGTTGATAAGGAAAACTTATAAAATTGGTGATAAAGAGGCTAGTGTTACTCCAATGCTAGATTCAGTAGTGAGTAGAATTGCCACcaaagattttttatag